A stretch of the Lolium perenne isolate Kyuss_39 chromosome 3, Kyuss_2.0, whole genome shotgun sequence genome encodes the following:
- the LOC127344036 gene encoding salicylic acid-binding protein 2 translates to MASSMEAARGSGAKNIILVHGVCHGGWSWYKVASRLRSGAAELSYHVATPDLAASGIDDRRLSEVPTFREYTGPLLDLLRSLPEGEKAVLVGHSLGGLSVALAAELFPEKVAAAVFLAAFMPDCVSPPSEVVLKNGARSKYTPLDNEMKPQDAEGKLPSSFMFGQQFTEQMLYQLCSAEDLILGKSLMRIGSLFLEDLQIQPPFTKDHYGSVRKVYVVCKQDETIPEEHQRWMVANNPVDEVMEIDCADHMAMLSTPDQVVRCIIDVAKRYN, encoded by the exons ATGGCATCATCCATGGAGGCAGCTCGGGGCAGCGGAGCCAAGAACATCATCCTCGTCCATGGCGTGTGCCACGGAGGCTGGAGCTGGTACAAGGTGGCGTCTCGGCTGCGATCAGGGGCGGCAGAGCTCAGCTACCACGTCGCAACCCCGGACCTCGCTGCGTCGGGGATCGATGACCGCCGGCTGTCGGAGGTGCCGACGTTCCGCGAGTACACGGGGCCGCTGCTTGACCTGCTACGGTCGCTACCTGAGGGTGAGAAGGCAGTGCTCGTCGGCCACAGCCTCGGGGGCCTGAGCGTCGCGCTCGCAGCGGAGCTGTTCCCGGAGAAGGTCGCCGCCGCGGTGTTCCTCGCCGCCTTCATGCCGGACTGCGTGTCACCGCCATCGGAGGTGGTTCTTAAG AATGGTGCGCGCAGCAAGTATACCCCGTTGGACAACGAGATGAAACCCCAAGATGCAGAGGGAAAACTCCCATCTTCCTTCATGTTCGGGCAACAGTTTACAGAACAAATGTTGTATCAGTTGTGCTCGGCTGAG GACCTCATACTTGGGAAATCTCTCATGCGAATCGGCTCTCTCTTCCTGGAAGACCTGCAAATCCAGCCGCCATTCACCAAAGATCACTATGGATCAGTGCGTAAGGTCTATGTTGTCTGCAAGCAAGATGAGACCATTCCTGAGGAGCACCAGAGGTGGATGGTGGCGAACAATCCGGTGGATGAGGTCATGGAGATCGACTGTGCGGATCACATGGCAATGCTCTCTACGCCCGACCAGGTTGTGAGGTGCATCATTGATGTTGCTAAAAGATACAATTGA